The genomic window CTAAAGCAGTAGGTGCTATTCTATTAGGCATAAAAATagatcataaatattaatatagctCTCTGGCATTCCATAAACTCAATAGtcactttgtgtttttttctcatcCTCTTTCCTATAGCCAACCCAACCCGAGCAGGTGGGAGAGAGCCATACCCAGGCTCAGCAGAAGTGATACGGGAGTCCAGCAGCACCACCGGCATGGTCGTTGGGATAGTAGCCGCTGCCGCCCTGTGCATCCTTATCCTCCTCTATGCCATGTACAAGTACAGAAACCGGGATGAAGGCTCATACCATGTGGACGAGAGTCGAAACTACATCAGTAACTCAGCACAGTCCAATGGGGCAGTTGTAAAGGAGAAACAACCCAGCAGTGTGAAAAGCgccaacaaaaataagaaaaacaaggatAAAGAGTATTACGTCTGATCCCAAGATCTTAAATGGACACTTGTATAGAAATAGTCTTCATTTTATCTGAGACATAATATAAActtatttactttcctttttatgAAGCACATACAAAAGAAGACAGGGAATGCAATCAGGAaggaaagactttttaaaaaataaaaacaagtatctCAT from Eulemur rufifrons isolate Redbay chromosome 19, OSU_ERuf_1, whole genome shotgun sequence includes these protein-coding regions:
- the NRXN1 gene encoding neurexin-1 isoform X23; translated protein: MDMRWHCENSQTTDDILVASAECPSDDEDIDPCEPSSGGLANPTRAGGREPYPGSAEVIRESSSTTGMVVGIVAAAALCILILLYAMYKYRNRDEGSYHVDESRNYISNSAQSNGAVVKEKQPSSVKSANKNKKNKDKEYYV
- the NRXN1 gene encoding neurexin-1 isoform X25, translated to MDMRWHCENSQTTDDILVASAECPSDDEDIDPCEPSSANPTRAGGREPYPGSAEVIRESSSTTGMVVGIVAAAALCILILLYAMYKYRNRDEGSYHVDESRNYISNSAQSNGAVVKEKQPSSVKSANKNKKNKDKEYYV
- the NRXN1 gene encoding neurexin-1 isoform X24, encoding MRFECESLQNTDDILVASAECPSDDEDIDPCEPSSGGLANPTRAGGREPYPGSAEVIRESSSTTGMVVGIVAAAALCILILLYAMYKYRNRDEGSYHVDESRNYISNSAQSNGAVVKEKQPSSVKSANKNKKNKDKEYYV